Within the Prosthecobacter debontii genome, the region GCTGGGCTTGAACGCTGTGCTGCACAATCGCGAAAGCTGGGAGGATCTCACGGCTCTGGTCATGCCTTACAGCGGTCATTTGCGCGGCGTGTTTCATTGTTACACAGGTACGCTGGAGCAGGCGCAGCCGCTGCTTGAGGCCGGACACCTGATTTCCTTCACCGGCATCGTTACCTTTAAGAATCCGGGGCCTGCCGGGGAAACCGTGCGCACCGTGCCGGCGGGGCGTTACATGCTGGAGACCGATGCGCCCTATCTCGCGCCGGTGCCGCATCGCGGCCAACGCTGTGAGCCCGCCTACGTGGCGGATACGGCTCGTGCCGTGGCAGCGATGCGTGGGCAGGCGGTGGAAGACGTGGCCCGGGAGACCGCCGCCACGGCGTGTGGGTTCTTCAAGGGCTTCGCGGTGTGACAGGGCGGGGGGGATTGTTGGATGAGTGGATGAATTGGCGATAGGCCAGGAACTCGGGAGGAGGCGTTTCCCGCTTGCGGATCCAAGCATCCATCGATCCAAGCATCCCCCATGCTCCCTTGTCCGAGCGGAGGCGATTGAGGAGAGAATGTCCCAGCTTTCGAGTGGAAAT harbors:
- a CDS encoding TatD family hydrolase, which gives rise to MFFDTHTHLGSHKFDDDLQVILERARAAGVTRMLAPATDLPNARKLLAIAEKEPDVRVAVGIHPCDVDSVSGEAWIEELRELAQHPKVAAIGEIGLDYFHAPPEGFDLPSWKAHQAHCLRLQLELAVELGLNAVLHNRESWEDLTALVMPYSGHLRGVFHCYTGTLEQAQPLLEAGHLISFTGIVTFKNPGPAGETVRTVPAGRYMLETDAPYLAPVPHRGQRCEPAYVADTARAVAAMRGQAVEDVARETAATACGFFKGFAV